Genomic window (Acidobacteriota bacterium):
GGGAACCGCCCGTAACGGCCGGGCCGGCCGGCAGGGCGGCCGGGACCGGCGCCTCGGGACGGCGGTACTTGGGGATCATGGTGCAGCCGCCCAGAAGGAGGACGGCCAGGGCTAGGGACAGGGTCTTGTTGCGCATCTTATTCTTCTTTCGATTGCTCGGCGAAGCTCGCTTCGCGCGGCGCGCGGTTCCGGCCGAGCCCGGAGATCTTCTCGATCAGGACGTAGAACAGGGGCGAAAAGACGAGCACCAGCACGGTGGCCGTGACCATGCCGCCGAGGACGCTGGTGCCGATGGCGTTCTGCGACCCCGACCCGGCGCCCGTGCTGACGGCCAGGGGCAGGACGCCGAAGCCGAAGGCCAGCGAGGTCATGAGGATCGGGCGGAACCGGAGCTTGGCCGCCTCGAGCGTGGCTTGGATGAGGTCCATGCCCGCCTCCACGCGGGCCTTGGAGAACTGGACGATGAGGATGGCGTTCTTGGCCGTCAGCCCGAGGGTGGTCAGCAGGCCGATCTGGAAATAGACCCCGTTGGTCAGGCCGCGAAGGGACGTGGCGATGACGCCGCCGATCGCGCCGAGGGGCAGGGCCATCAGGACCGAGATGGGGATGGCCCAGCTTTCATAGAGGGCGGCCAGGCACAGGAAGACGACGAAGATGGCGAAGGTATAGAGGAGGCCGGTTTGCGAGCTGGACTGCCGTTCCTGGTAGGAGAGGCCGGTCCAGTCATACCCGATGCCCGCCGGCAGCTTGGCGATGGCCTCTTCCATGGCCTTCATGGCCTCGCCCGAGCTGACGCCGGGCGCCGGCTGGCCCATGATGTTCATGGACGGGAAGCCGTTGTAGCGTTCGAGCCGCGGCGAGCCGGAGGTCCAGCGGCCGGTGGCGAAGGCGGAGAGGGGGACCATCTTCCCGGCGTTGTTCCGGACGAAGAGGCGTTCCAGGTCCTGGGGCAGCATGCGGTAGGGCGCGTCGGCCTGGACGAAGACCCTCTTGATGCGGCCGGCCTGGATGAAGTCGTTGGCGTAGGCGCTGCCGAAGGCGGCCGAGATGGTGTTGTGGATCGAGCCGATGGGCACGCCGAGCGCGCCGGCCCTGTCCCAGTCCACGTCGACCCGGTACTGTGGCACGTCCTCCAGCCCGTTGGGGCGGACGCCGGTCAGCCGCGGGTCCTGGGCCGCCAGGCCGAGAAGCTGGTTGCGGGCGGCCGTCAGGGTCTCGTGGCCGAGGCCGCCCATGTCGAGCAGCTCCAGGTCGAACCCGGAGGTCATGCCCAGCTCGGTCACGGCCGCCGGGGCGAGGACATAGATGGAAGCGTTGCGGATCTGCGAGAGGGCCCGGTTGGCCCTCCCCGCCACGGCCTTGACCCGGAGGTCCTTGGTCGGGCGGAGATCCCAGTCCTTGAGCTTGACGAAGAGCATGCCGACGTTCTGGCCGCTGCCGGCGAACCCGGCGCCGACGATGCCCATGCACGAGTCGACGGCGTCCTTCTCGTTCTGCTCGAAATAGCCCTGGATCTGGGCCATGACGGCCTTGGTCTGTTCGAAGGTGTTGCCTCTCGGCAGGGTCACCTGGCAGAGCAGAGCCCCCTGATCCTCGTCGGGCAGGTAGGAGGTAGGCAGCCGGAGATACAGGAAGCCCAGGAGGGCGACGATCAGGACGAAGACCGCGATGTACCGTTTCTTCTTGGCCAGCGCGCGGCCGACCAGCCGCGAGTACCACTCGCGCAGGCGGTAGAAGCCGCGGTTGAACTTTCTAAAGAACGGCCGCAGCAGGCGGAAGGTGGTCTCCGAGGTGTCGTGGCCGGCGGCGACCGGCTTGAGGATCGAGGCGCAGAGGACGGGCGTCAGGATCAAGGCCACGACGACCGAGAGCATCATGGCCGTGACGATGGTGACGGAGAACTGCCGGTAGATGACGCCGGTCGAGCCGGCGAAGAAAGCCATGGGCACGAAGACCGCAGAGAGCACGAGGCCGATGCCGATGAGGGCGCTGGTGATCTGGTCCATCGATTTGGCCGTCGCCTCGCGGGGCGACAGCCCTTCCTCGGACATGATCCGCTCGACGTTCTCGACGACGACGATGGCGTCGTCGACGAGCAGGCCGATGGCCATGACCATGGCGAACATCGTCAGCATGTTGATGGTGTAGCCGAAAAGCGCCAGCAGCGCGAACGTGCCCAGGAGCACGACCGGGACGGCGATGGTCGGGATGAGCGTGGCCCGGAAGTTGCCCAGGAAGAGCCACATGATGAGGAAGACCAGAAGGACGGCCACCAGGAGGGTCTTGAAGACCTCGTTGATGGACACCCGGATGAAGGGCGTCGTGTCGTTGTTGTAGGTGACCTTCATGCCCGCCGGGAAGTACCGGCTCATATCGGCCATCTTGGCCTTGACGGCCGCGGACGTTTTCATGGCGTTGGCCCCGGCGGCCTGCCGGACGGCCAGGCCGGCCGAGGGCTTGCCGTTGTAATAGACCTCGGCGTTGTAGTACTGGGTCCCCATCTCCGTCCGGCCGACGTCGCTGATCCGGACGACGGAGCCGTCCGGGTTCGTCCGCAGGGGGATGGCGGCGAACTCGTCGGGCTTCTGGAGCATGTTCTGGACGATGATCGAGGCGTTCAGGCGCTGGCCGGGCTGAGCCGGCATGCCGCCGAATTGGCCGGCCGAGACCTCGACGTTGTAGGACCGCAGGGCGGCCAGGACTTCCGCGAACGTCAGCCGGTAATCCGTGAGCTTGTCCGGGTTGAGCCAAACGCGCATGGCGTACTCGGAGCCGAAAGAGGACACCTCGCCGACGCCGGGGATGCGGGCCACGACCTTTTCGAGGTTGGACTTGGCGTAGTCCATCAGGTCCTTGCCGTCCATGCTGCCGTCTTCCGAGATCAGGCCGATGATCATAAGGTAGTTGCGGGTGGACTTGGTGACCGTCACGCCCTGGGTCTGGATGACCGAGGGCAGGTTGGCCATGGCCATCTGGAGCCTGTTCTGGACCTGGGCCCAGGCCAGGTCGGGGTCCGTGCCCGGGGCGAAGGTCATCTCGAGGCGGGATGCGCCCGACGAGTCGCTCGTGGCGGACATGTAGAGCAGGTTGTCGAAGCCGGTCATCTTCTGCTCGATGATCTGGGTGACGCTGTTCTCGACCGTCTCGGCCGATCCGCCGGGGTAATAGGCGGAAATGGCGATGGACGGCGGGGCGATCGGCGGGTATTGGGCTATGGGCAGCATATAGATCGCCAGGGCCCCCGCGGCCATCATGGCGATGGCGATGACCCAGGCGAAGACAGGGCGCTTCAGGAAGAATTTCGATAACATCTCGGGCCTCCGTCGAATCGGATCCGCGGCCGGTTATTTCGCGGCGGCGCCGGCCGCCGCCGGGGCCGGGGCCGGGGCCGCGATCCGCACGGCCGCGCCGGGCCGGACCCTCAGCTGGCCCTCGGTGATGACCCGGTCGCCGGCGGCGAGCCCCTTGCCGACGAGCCACTGGTCGCCGATGGCCCGCTCGATCTCGAGCGGCCGCTGCTCGACCTTGCCCTCGCCGTTGACGATCAGGGCATAGGGACTGCCCTTCGTGTCGCGGCTGACCCCCTGCTGGGGGACGAGGAGAGCCTGGTCGCTCACCCCTTCCTCGACGATGGCCCGCACGAACATGCCGGGGAGCAGGACCTTGTCGGGATTGGGGAAGACGGCCCGCAGGGTCACCGATCCCGTGGTCGGGTCGACGGTGATGTCGCGGAACTGCAGGGTGCCTTCCTGCGGGTAGGGGGTGCCGTCCTCGAGTTTCAGCCGGACCCTGCTCCAGGCCTCCTTGTCCTGCCTCAGCTCCCCGCTCTCCATGAACCGACGCAGGCGGAGGACCTCGGCGCTGGACTGGATGACATCCACGAAGATGGGATCGAGCTGCTGGACGACGGCCAGGGGCGCGCCCTGGTAGGCGTTGACTAGGGCGCCGACCGTCACGGCCGAGCGGCCGATGCGGCCGGAGATGGGCGACTTGATGGGCGTATAGCCGAGATTGATGCGGGCGTTCTCCAGGGCCGCCCGGGCGGATTCCGCGCCGGCCTCGGCCGTCTGAAGGGCCGACACCGCGTCGTCATAATCCTGCTGGCCGACGGCGTTGATGGCGGCGAGGTTCTTGAACCGGTCGGCGCGCGAACGGGCCGCCGGGATCTTGGCTTCGGCCACGGCCAGGGCGGCCTTGGCCTGCTCGAAAGCCGCCTGATAGGGGGCGGGGTCGATCTGGTAGAGGACGCTGCCGGCCCGGACGTCCGCGCCTTCCGTGAACAGGCGCTTCTGGAGGATGCCGTTGACCTGGGGCCGGATCTCGGCGACGAGGAAGGCCGTCGTGCGGCCGGGTAGCTCGGTGGTCAACGCCAGCCGTTCCGTCCG
Coding sequences:
- a CDS encoding efflux RND transporter permease subunit is translated as MLSKFFLKRPVFAWVIAIAMMAAGALAIYMLPIAQYPPIAPPSIAISAYYPGGSAETVENSVTQIIEQKMTGFDNLLYMSATSDSSGASRLEMTFAPGTDPDLAWAQVQNRLQMAMANLPSVIQTQGVTVTKSTRNYLMIIGLISEDGSMDGKDLMDYAKSNLEKVVARIPGVGEVSSFGSEYAMRVWLNPDKLTDYRLTFAEVLAALRSYNVEVSAGQFGGMPAQPGQRLNASIIVQNMLQKPDEFAAIPLRTNPDGSVVRISDVGRTEMGTQYYNAEVYYNGKPSAGLAVRQAAGANAMKTSAAVKAKMADMSRYFPAGMKVTYNNDTTPFIRVSINEVFKTLLVAVLLVFLIMWLFLGNFRATLIPTIAVPVVLLGTFALLALFGYTINMLTMFAMVMAIGLLVDDAIVVVENVERIMSEEGLSPREATAKSMDQITSALIGIGLVLSAVFVPMAFFAGSTGVIYRQFSVTIVTAMMLSVVVALILTPVLCASILKPVAAGHDTSETTFRLLRPFFRKFNRGFYRLREWYSRLVGRALAKKKRYIAVFVLIVALLGFLYLRLPTSYLPDEDQGALLCQVTLPRGNTFEQTKAVMAQIQGYFEQNEKDAVDSCMGIVGAGFAGSGQNVGMLFVKLKDWDLRPTKDLRVKAVAGRANRALSQIRNASIYVLAPAAVTELGMTSGFDLELLDMGGLGHETLTAARNQLLGLAAQDPRLTGVRPNGLEDVPQYRVDVDWDRAGALGVPIGSIHNTISAAFGSAYANDFIQAGRIKRVFVQADAPYRMLPQDLERLFVRNNAGKMVPLSAFATGRWTSGSPRLERYNGFPSMNIMGQPAPGVSSGEAMKAMEEAIAKLPAGIGYDWTGLSYQERQSSSQTGLLYTFAIFVVFLCLAALYESWAIPISVLMALPLGAIGGVIATSLRGLTNGVYFQIGLLTTLGLTAKNAILIVQFSKARVEAGMDLIQATLEAAKLRFRPILMTSLAFGFGVLPLAVSTGAGSGSQNAIGTSVLGGMVTATVLVLVFSPLFYVLIEKISGLGRNRAPREASFAEQSKEE
- a CDS encoding efflux RND transporter periplasmic adaptor subunit; amino-acid sequence: MSRTPSNPKLRRMPALALIVLSALAAACKSKPMPAAGPAEVAVVTLRTERLALTTELPGRTTAFLVAEIRPQVNGILQKRLFTEGADVRAGSVLYQIDPAPYQAAFEQAKAALAVAEAKIPAARSRADRFKNLAAINAVGQQDYDDAVSALQTAEAGAESARAALENARINLGYTPIKSPISGRIGRSAVTVGALVNAYQGAPLAVVQQLDPIFVDVIQSSAEVLRLRRFMESGELRQDKEAWSRVRLKLEDGTPYPQEGTLQFRDITVDPTTGSVTLRAVFPNPDKVLLPGMFVRAIVEEGVSDQALLVPQQGVSRDTKGSPYALIVNGEGKVEQRPLEIERAIGDQWLVGKGLAAGDRVITEGQLRVRPGAAVRIAAPAPAPAAAGAAAK